The following proteins are co-located in the Bosea sp. AS-1 genome:
- a CDS encoding lytic murein transglycosylase: protein MRAYRLAIPLALPFILLASAASAQSGFQSCLSGLRSAAAAKGVSGATFDRAMAGVEPDMKIIEAMNNQPEFKTPIWDYLGTLVDDEKVAEGRNMLRQYASVFAAAERRFGVDRHTIAAVWGVESDFGKARGKWPLVQSLATGACLAPRRNAFFKGELIATLQIIERGDVRPERLFGSWAGAFGHTQFIPSTYLRLGVDGDGDGRRDLVDSIPDALHSTANFMDKAGWVTGATWGYEVRVPDGYRGATGRNPKRPLSHWAAQGIVKYDGSRLDGHGNAGLLMPAGRNGPAFLVFKNYDAAYSYNGADSYALAISLLSDRLRGKPGVQGQWPTDDLPLSREQRRELQRLLISRGYNVGEPDGAVGSLTRAAIKEIEAKLGMQQTGRPGEKVLRALKSGRV, encoded by the coding sequence ATGCGCGCATATCGACTGGCCATCCCGCTGGCCCTGCCTTTCATCCTTCTCGCCTCGGCGGCTTCGGCGCAGTCGGGCTTCCAGTCCTGCCTTTCCGGCTTGCGCTCTGCCGCCGCGGCCAAGGGCGTTTCGGGTGCGACGTTCGACCGGGCCATGGCCGGCGTCGAGCCGGACATGAAGATCATCGAGGCGATGAATAACCAGCCGGAGTTCAAGACCCCGATCTGGGACTATCTCGGCACGTTGGTCGATGACGAGAAGGTCGCCGAGGGGCGTAACATGCTGCGCCAGTACGCTTCCGTCTTCGCCGCCGCCGAGCGGCGCTTCGGCGTCGACCGCCACACGATCGCCGCGGTCTGGGGCGTCGAGAGCGATTTCGGCAAGGCGCGGGGCAAGTGGCCTCTGGTGCAGTCGCTGGCGACCGGTGCCTGCCTTGCGCCGCGCCGTAACGCCTTCTTCAAGGGCGAACTGATCGCGACGCTCCAGATCATCGAGCGCGGCGACGTGCGCCCCGAGCGGCTGTTCGGCTCCTGGGCCGGCGCCTTCGGCCACACCCAGTTCATCCCCTCGACCTATCTCCGGCTGGGTGTCGATGGCGATGGCGACGGACGGCGCGACCTTGTCGATTCGATTCCCGATGCGCTGCATTCCACGGCGAATTTCATGGACAAGGCCGGCTGGGTCACCGGTGCGACCTGGGGCTATGAGGTCCGAGTCCCGGACGGCTATCGCGGCGCGACCGGCCGCAATCCGAAGCGCCCGCTGTCGCATTGGGCGGCGCAGGGCATCGTAAAATACGATGGCTCACGGCTTGATGGCCATGGCAATGCCGGATTGCTGATGCCGGCCGGCCGCAACGGCCCGGCCTTCCTCGTCTTCAAGAACTATGACGCCGCCTACAGCTACAACGGCGCGGATTCCTACGCGCTCGCCATCTCGCTCCTGTCCGATCGCTTACGTGGCAAGCCCGGCGTGCAGGGGCAGTGGCCGACCGACGACCTGCCACTCTCGCGCGAGCAGCGGCGCGAGTTGCAACGCCTGCTGATCTCCCGCGGCTACAATGTCGGCGAACCGGACGGCGCGGTGGGTTCGCTCACGCGCGCGGCGATCAAGGAGATCGAGGCGAAGCTCGGCATGCAGCAGACCGGCCGGCCGGGCGAGAAGGTGCTGCGCGCGCTGAAGAGCGGGCGGGTCTGA
- a CDS encoding RidA family protein → MTRRLLSTGSPFERNFGYSRAVVDGDLVFVSGTTGYDYATMTLPDDPAAQARNIFKTVGAVLEEAGSSLAHVVRAQYFVTDRSYCEPVLAVCGEVFGEIRPAAGIYVVAGLLKPEMKLEIEITARLPKT, encoded by the coding sequence ATGACACGCCGCCTGCTTTCCACCGGCTCGCCCTTCGAGCGCAATTTCGGTTATTCGCGCGCGGTCGTCGACGGCGATCTCGTCTTCGTCTCGGGCACGACCGGTTACGACTACGCCACCATGACCTTGCCGGATGATCCGGCTGCGCAGGCGCGCAACATCTTCAAAACGGTCGGCGCCGTGCTGGAGGAGGCGGGCTCCTCGCTCGCCCATGTGGTGAGGGCGCAGTATTTCGTCACCGACCGCAGCTATTGCGAGCCGGTGCTGGCGGTCTGCGGCGAGGTTTTCGGCGAGATCCGCCCGGCGGCCGGCATCTATGTCGTGGCGGGGCTGCTCAAGCCGGAGATGAAGCTCGAGATCGAGATCACGGCGCGGCTGCCGAAGACCTGA